The following are from one region of the Salmo trutta chromosome 20, fSalTru1.1, whole genome shotgun sequence genome:
- the LOC115155454 gene encoding guanylate-binding protein 1-like, translated as MDSPMCLVKNSDGELCLEPEAIDYLMGLKQKVVVVAVVGLYRTGKSYLMNKLAQRKRGFALGDTIQSKTKGIWMWCVPHPEKTDHTLVLLDTEGLGDVEKGDSKNDAWIFSLAILLSSTLVYNSRGTIDNDAVEKLQYVNELTEMIKVKSTTDNEEEGEGTQFKQFFPNFVWTVRDFTLKLKIDGREITPDQYLENSLRLKKGTGKKINDYNLPRECIRNFFPSRKCFVFPSPTTPDNMHRLDSMDEAELSESFREVADTFCRFIFQESPMKTVLGGHTLTGKMLGHLVTTYVETIAKGNVPCLENAVLAMAKIENQAAVDEGLAVYKKGMEDVKALFPVDINQLSENHLRSEAKATQAFMKRSFKDENGEFLKSLVEAISNHSADLFKQNKDASEKKCKALLENLSAQMDQGMKEGTYATPGGYELYCNHHDNIVAQYRAVPNKGVRAEEVLEQFLKGKSAESNSILQADKKLTENEKKIQAEKKKTAELEQEKAASKEQQAEMERKIENMGRGQEKYLKEMKKQMEKERKQQQQEFNRTLDRRMQEQKDLLEKGHKEKADLMRQEIEEIKKKNQLERDANTQNQKALLNDYKRQAEEHKKQMFVFYSHRCFYLSLLVIYESLNVLKVYLAFMAS; from the exons GTTTTGCCCTTGGAGACACCATCCAGTCCAAGACTAAGGGCATCTGGATGTGGTGTGTCCCTCATCCTGAAAAAACAGACCACACCCTGGTGCTGCTGGATACAGAGGGGCTGGGGGACGTGGAGAAG GGGGATTCTAAGAATGATGCCTGGATCTTCTCCCTGGCCATTCTGTTAAGCAGTACTCTGGTCTACAACAGTCGAGGGACCATCGATAATGATGCTGTGGAGAAGCTTCA ATATGTGAACGAGCTGACAGAGATGATCAAGGTGAAGTCTACCACTGACaatgaggaggaaggagagggcacCCAGTTTAAGCAGTTCTTTCCTAATTTTGTGTGGACCGTCAGAGATTTCACTCTAAAGCTCAAGATCGACGGCAGAGAAATCACTCCAGACCAGTACCTGGAGAATTCCCTGCGACTCAAGAAAG GTACTGGTAAAAAGATCAACGACTACAACCTCCCGCGAGAGTGCATCCGGAACTTCTTCCCCTCACGCAAGTGTTTTGTGTTCCCCTCCCCTACAACTCCTGACAACATGCACCGACTGGACTCCATGGACGAGGCTGAGCTTTCTGAAAGCTTCAGAGAGGTTGCAGATACTTTCTGCCGCTTCATTTTCCAGGAGAGCCCTATGAAGACAGTTTTAGGGGGACACACATTGACCGGAAAGA TGCTGGGGCACTTGGTCACCACCTATGTGGAGACCATAGCCAAAGGCAATGTGCCCTGTCTGGAGAATGCTGTGTTGGCCATGGCTAAAATTGAGAACCAGGCTGCTGTGGATGAAGGCCTGGCGGTGTACAAGAAGGGAATGGAGGATGTGAAGGCCTTATTCCCGGTGGACATCAATCAGCTGTCAGAGAACCACCTTCGCTCAGAGGCTAAGGCCACACAGGCGTTCATGAAGCGATCCTTCAAAGATGAAAATGGGGAGTTCTTGAAATCTCTTGTG GAGGCCATTAGCAACCACTCTGCCGACCTTTTCAAACAAAACAAGGATGCCTCAGAGAAAAAGTGCAAGGCCCTTCTGGAGAATCTGTCTGCTCAGATGGATCAGGGGATGAAGGAGGGGACGTACGCCACACCAGGAGGCTATGAGCTATACTGCAATCACCATGACAACATAGTGGCACAGTACCGGGCCGTGCCCAACAAAGGAGTCAGG GCTGAGGAGGTTCTGGAGCAGTTCCTGAAGGGAAAGAGTGCAGAGTCCAACTCCATCCTGCAAGCTGACAAAAAACTGACtgaaaatgagaaaaaaatccaag CTGAAAAGAAGAAAACAGCTGAGCTGGAGCAGGAGAAGGCAGCATCCAAGGAGCAACAGGCAGAGATGGAGCGCAAAATTGAGAACATGGGCAGGGGCCAGGAGAAGTACTTGAAGGAGATGAAAAAgcagatggagaaggagaggaagcaaCAGCAGCAGGAGTTCAACAGGACCCTGGACCGCAGGATGCAGGAGCAGAAAGATCTCCTCGAGAAGGGCCATAAGGAGAAGGCTGACCTAATGAGACAAGAGATCGAGGAGATAAAGAAGAAGAATCAATTGGAAAGGGACGCCAATACCCAGAATCAGAAGGCTCTGCTGAATGACTACAAGCGGCAGGCTGAGGAACATAAAAAACAGATGTTTGTCTTCTATAGCCATCGCTGTTTTTATCTCTCCCTGCTGGTTATCTATGAAAGTTTGAACGTCTTGAAAGTATATCTGGCGTTCATGGCCtcctga